In the genome of Bacteroidota bacterium, one region contains:
- a CDS encoding GIY-YIG nuclease family protein codes for MAYHVYILFSRLHERTYVGQTEDLENRVRHHNAGRVRSTKAYRPWEVLHSESYSTRAEAMQREQWYKSPQGRRALKELLSRAIASSGLSVPFDGQAQERDGISSRKA; via the coding sequence ATGGCGTATCATGTATACATTTTGTTTTCACGTCTGCATGAGCGGACGTATGTGGGTCAGACAGAAGACCTGGAAAACCGTGTCCGGCACCATAATGCAGGGCGAGTGCGGTCGACGAAAGCCTACCGGCCTTGGGAGGTTCTGCACAGCGAATCCTACTCGACACGCGCTGAAGCAATGCAACGGGAGCAATGGTACAAGAGTCCGCAAGGGAGAAGGGCATTGAAAGAGCTTCTCTCTCGGGCGATTGCCTCCAGCGGTTTGTCCGTCCCGTTCGATGGTCAAGCTCAGGAACGGGACGGGATCTCGTCACGCAAGGCGTGA
- a CDS encoding PorV/PorQ family protein, which translates to MKRLLVHIVLLSVFVSHGVAQLVPNLGGQRAGISAFQFLKIGVGARGVAMGESFVAVANDASALFWNPAGLVDAQQHQVIASHAEYLVDIRHEFLGISYRLGENDAVGVSFSSLHMKDMEITTELQPFGTGRYFSFGDIAIGLTYSKKMTEQFSFGATVRYVEETLDILKMRSVMVDLGTLYWTGLGSTRFAVTISNFGSDVEPKGNLTQASGVSVSSFQSFSLPTIFKLGVAMEAMETEDSRLTTSLQLNHPNDNSEHFRLGLEYAFKNTLYLRGGVKRTIGQRLFGQDETSPEDFTFGAGFAVDLAGLTRVNADYAFARFGDLGSVHRISIAFTY; encoded by the coding sequence ATGAAGAGACTCCTTGTTCATATTGTTCTGCTCTCTGTGTTTGTGTCGCACGGCGTCGCGCAATTGGTGCCGAACCTGGGAGGACAGCGCGCCGGTATTTCAGCTTTCCAGTTCCTCAAAATCGGCGTTGGTGCACGCGGCGTCGCGATGGGCGAATCATTTGTGGCTGTTGCCAACGATGCATCGGCGTTGTTCTGGAATCCTGCCGGACTTGTAGATGCGCAGCAACATCAAGTTATTGCGTCACATGCAGAGTATCTCGTCGATATCAGGCACGAGTTCCTCGGTATTTCGTACCGCCTTGGAGAGAATGACGCGGTCGGTGTTTCATTTTCTTCCCTTCATATGAAGGATATGGAAATCACGACGGAACTTCAGCCCTTCGGTACGGGAAGGTATTTCTCGTTCGGCGATATCGCCATCGGGCTTACCTACTCGAAGAAGATGACGGAACAGTTCAGTTTCGGCGCAACCGTCCGGTATGTTGAAGAAACCCTCGACATTCTGAAAATGCGGTCAGTGATGGTGGATCTGGGAACGTTGTACTGGACCGGACTCGGTTCTACCCGCTTTGCGGTTACCATCTCGAATTTCGGTTCGGATGTCGAACCCAAAGGAAACCTGACACAGGCGAGCGGTGTCAGCGTCAGTTCCTTCCAGTCGTTTTCGTTACCGACGATCTTCAAGTTGGGTGTGGCAATGGAAGCGATGGAAACGGAGGATTCACGCCTGACAACATCGCTCCAGCTCAATCACCCCAACGACAATTCCGAGCATTTCCGGCTGGGGCTGGAATACGCGTTCAAGAACACATTGTACCTCCGCGGAGGAGTCAAACGGACTATCGGGCAGCGGCTGTTCGGGCAGGATGAAACATCACCTGAAGATTTCACCTTCGGCGCAGGCTTTGCGGTCGATCTTGCCGGGCTTACACGCGTGAATGCCGATTACGCATTTGCCCGTTTCGGAGACCTTGGTTCTGTGCATCGAATCTCCATTGCATTCACATACTGA